In Polynucleobacter sp. es-EL-1, the following are encoded in one genomic region:
- the mobA gene encoding molybdenum cofactor guanylyltransferase MobA: protein MNSSKKITGLILAGGRAQRMGGIDKGLIPFHNKPLIESAIERLKPQVASILINANRNITKYAHYGYPVIMDETPDFSGPLAGFSIGLKHCQTPYLLTSPCDSPLLPSDLAEKMVTELELHNLDLVYASSLEDGKAWAQPVFCLMRSNLRDSLTNFLNKGDLKIDRWFKELHSGTVIFENALAFANVNTPEELEALEKVSP, encoded by the coding sequence ATGAATTCTTCCAAAAAAATTACTGGACTTATTTTGGCAGGTGGCCGCGCCCAAAGAATGGGCGGCATTGACAAGGGCCTCATACCCTTTCATAACAAACCGTTGATTGAATCTGCCATTGAGCGCTTAAAACCACAAGTGGCTAGCATTCTCATTAATGCCAATCGCAATATTACGAAGTATGCCCATTATGGATATCCAGTCATCATGGATGAAACGCCAGACTTTTCTGGTCCCTTGGCTGGCTTTTCTATTGGCCTAAAGCATTGCCAAACACCCTATCTATTAACTTCGCCTTGCGACTCCCCTTTACTGCCAAGCGATCTTGCAGAAAAAATGGTGACAGAACTGGAATTACACAATCTAGATTTAGTCTATGCTTCATCGCTTGAAGATGGCAAGGCTTGGGCGCAACCTGTTTTCTGTTTAATGCGCAGTAATTTACGCGACTCATTGACGAACTTCCTTAACAAGGGTGATTTGAAAATTGATCGCTGGTTTAAAGAACTTCATAGCGGCACTGTCATTTTTGAAAATGCACTTGCTTTTGCCAATGTCAACACACCAGAAGAACTAGAGGCCTTAGAAAAAGTATCTCCATGA